Below is a window of Bacteroidetes Order II. bacterium DNA.
GCCAGATTTGAGACGGGTTTGGGATTCAAAGCGCTCGCGTTGGTCTATCGGATCGTTCAGTTCCGAGAACGCATTACAAATTTCTTTCCCGTTACAAATCAACTCGAAACGTTCCACTAAGTTCGGATCGTTGCGGTGGCGCTTGGCAAGTGGACTCAGCTCGACCGGATAATCGGTAATAAACGTTGGTTGGATGAGGGTGTGTTCTACATAAGCCCCAAAGATTTCGTCTATCAACTTGCCGCTACCCATGCTTGCATCCACCTGGATGTGGAGTTTTTTGGCGATTTCCGCAATTTCGTCGCGGGTTTTGCCATAAAGGTTGTAACCCGTTTTTTCGGCAATGGCCTCGAACATCGTTACCCGTTTAAAGGGTTCGGCAAACGAGATCAGGTGGTCGCCCACTTGTGCTTCCGGTTTCCCGTGTAATTCGGTAGCGATATAGCGGATCATCTGCTCTACAAAATCCATCATCCACTGATAGTCCTGAAAGGCCACATAGACCTCCATCATCGTAAACTCTGGATTATGAAAACGACTAAGCCCCTCGTTTCGGAAGTTTTTAGCGATCTCATACACCCGGTCATACCCGCCTACGATCAGGCGTTTTAGGTATAGTTCGTCCGATATGCGCATAAACAATTCCATGTCTAACGCATTGTGATGGGTGGTAAATGGTCGGGCTGCCGCGCCGCCATAGATTGGTTGGAGCGCCGGCGTTTCCACTTCCAAACATCCATTTTCGTCCAAGAATCGGCGCATGGCGCTAATAAGTTGGCTACGCTTTCGGAAAACCTCGCGCACTTCTGGGTGGATGGCCAAGTCGGCATAGCGCTGGCGATACCGCAATTCTTTGTCTTCTAAACCGCCATAAGATTTTTCCTCCGTTTCCTTGACAATGGGCAACGGGCGCAGTGTTTTGGTGAGCAATTCCAAACGCTCGGCATGGATGGATAGCTCGCCGGTTTTGGTGCGAAAAACAAAGCCGGATACGCCCACAATGTCTCCCAAGTCGTACCGCTTCTTAAAAACGTCATTATAATACCCTTCTGGCAAGTCATCTCGTCGGACATAAACCTGAATTTTGCCGGTTTCATCATGTAGGTTGAAAAATGCGGCTTTTCCCATGATGCGCTGGGTCATCATACGACCAGCCACACTTACTTTCACTTTTTTGGTCTCGGCGGGTTCTTCTTTCGCGCCTTCGGGGTAAGCGGCATCAAATAGAGATGAAATTTCAGTGGCCTGATGGGTCACATCCCAAGCGTAGCCATAGGGCTGGAGGCCGTTTTCAAGAAGCCACGTTCTGGATTGGTAGCGCTGTACTTCCTGATCGGTTAATTCTCGCGACATGTATGGTCTGTTGGTTGGTTAGGGTTGTATTGCTTGCAAAGAACCATAAAATACACATAACCGGGAATCATCTTTGGGAACCCTTCTGTTTCTTCTCAAAATCCTTTAGAATATCGTCTGACGTGTCTTTGAGGTCATCTGAGAACCGATTCTACGGCGTTCTCAGATATAATGTGCGGGTGGAAACTTTTTCGTAAATGTGTGTTATAACACGCAAACTAGACAAAACGATCATGAACAACCTTACAACCGGGTTACATCATATCACCGCCATTGTGGGAAATGCCCAACGAAATTACGACTTCTACACACAGGCACTTGGCTTGCGGTTTGTAAAAAAGACCGTCAATTTTGATGATCCGGGCACGTATCATTTTTACTATGGAAACTATGCCGCCGAGCCGGGCACAATCCTCACGTTTTTTCCTTGGGCCAATATCCGACAAGGGCGTGCAGGGATTGGGCAAGCGACCAGTATCGGCTACTCGGTTCCAGAAGGCGCATTTGGTTTTTGGAAAGAACGCTTTGACGCACTCGGCATTCGTTCTTTGTCACCCACAGAACGTTTCGGAGAGCCTGTTTTGGGCTTTTGGGATCCCGATGGTCTCTTGCTGGAACTCACGATTCCGTCCATCTCGGATTCCCGATTGGCGCATGTAACGAACGAGGTTCCGGCAGAAGCAGCGCTGAAGGGTTTCCACCAGACCACACTCTCACTCCAAAACATAGCCCCCACCGCCCGCATCCTGACAGAATTGCTTGGGTATGAGCCGGTTATAACGGAGGGCAAGTACCATCGCTTTGTTAATCCGTTAGCAACAGCAGGGGGCATTGTGGACTTGCTGGAAGAGGATGGTGGGCGTAAAGGGCTAAATGCCGCTGGAACCATTCATCATGTGGCTTTTCGCGTTCCGGATGATACGGCAGAGCAGGCATTATTAGAAAAAATCCGATCGGCTGGCCTACAAGTAACCGATCCGATAGACCGGAACTACTTTCACTCGTTATATTTCCGTGAGCCGGGCGGCGTTTTGTTCGAAATAGCCACCGATATGCCCGGTTTTATGGTAGATGAGCCATTGGACTCTTTGGGCGAGTCGCTGAAGTTGCCGCCACAATACGAGGCATACCGCGAGCAGATTTTGGCGGTTTTGCCTAATTTACATCAGTAAGGAGGGCGGTCGTTTCTGGGTAATCTTCTGCCCCGTCTCCTATTCGTCAGAAGTTTTCTTCCAATACGTTAAATATGATCGAGGGGTTCTGCACAGAAAAGTATATTTTAGCCTAAAATACAGAAGGGCGCAAGGTAGGGACTTTCCCTCTTTACGCCCTTTTCCGTATTCGTTTTCCGAGTGCGAGACAGCTTATCGCCCATACAGGCTTTTGCCCACAGCCTCATATTTATCGCCCGTCACCCAGAAAGGCGGCGTCTCTCGGTTTGCAATGTAGCGGGCCGTTCGTGCATACGTTTGGCAGTATTTCAGCAAATAAGCAAAGTCAAAATTTTCGTCTGGCTGGTCAATGGCCTGATGATAGTATTTCATTATCTGCTCGTCGAAAGCCGTAAAACCAGCGCTAAATGTGGGGGCTGGAATCCCCTTTGCGGCAAAACTTACGTTATCGGAACGGTCAAATAGTCCTTGTTCTCCTGCCGGATCATCAATCACCCGCAGCCCAAAATCGGTTATACCTCGCTTGATTTCGGCAGCGGCAGTGGTTCTTTCCAATCCCACCACCGTAATCAGCCCTGTATCATTCCAGCCACCGTTGTCTATATTTAAATTGAAAATAATTTTATTAAGGGGGATCACCGGATGATCTGCCAGATAACGACTCCCCAACAGACCCATTTCTTCCGCAGTAAGTGCGACAATCAACACAGAACGTTTTGGGCGCTGTGCGGAAAGGGCTTTGGCTGCTGCAATAAGCGCCACGGCTCCCATGCCATTGTCCCTTGCACCATTATAAATACTGTCAGCACGAACAACAGGGTGTGGTCGGCCCACCCCCACATGATCATAATGCGCGGTTAGCATCAGGTATTCGTTTTTGAGGAGGGGGTCACTGCCTTCAACGATGCCCATGACGTTATAGCTGGGGAAGCCTTCAAAGGTCGCGCCTGGGCTGGTCACGGCTGCTTGTGCATTGCCAAAGTTTTGTTGTAAAAAAGTGGCGGCATCATCTGGCTTGATCCAAAAATGTGGGAAACGGACGCCATCATCCACCGAGGCTTGTCTTCGTCCTACAAAGTTTTTGGCATTGTTCCACGGGAAAGCCAAGTCATATACTTCGATAAGGGCAACCGCACCGCGATCCGATGCAAACTTCTTTTTTTTGCGTCCTGCATTAAATGCCGCGCCGGGGTTTGTTTCATTGGGCGTCCCCATTTTAACAACCACGATCTTTCCGCGTACATCCACCCCTTTATAATCATCTATACCGAATTTTTCGTCCACCCAGCCATATCCTGCAACCACAACAAGGGCATTTAGCATGGATTTTTGCCCATCGCGCGTCAGCAAGTTATCCCCTTGTGTATAGGTTTTTCCAGCTAAGGTAATGGAACCTGTCTGGGGCGGAATGACGGTTGTAAAAGGTACGGTTTGGAACCATCCTTCCACTCCCGGAACTTGTTTGAGGCCATAGGCTTCAAAGTGGTGTGCAATATATCGGGCGGCCACGTCTATGCCCGGTGTGCCCGGTTTTCGTCCGCGTAACTCGTCGGAGGCGATAAACCGAATATGGTCACTCATTTCGTCTTGCGTCAGGGATTCTTCTGCGGACTGCGAAGAGGCGTACATCGGGGTCAACAAGCAGAGCAGGAGTAGGAATTGTTTTTTCATGGGGATTGTAACGTCTGGGATGTAAAAGCACTTTTCACCCGTAAAGTGAACTCCGGTTCCCTTTTGGTTAAGCAACCGTATATTCGTCAGATTTTGCCTAATTTGTACAGTTGAGCCTTTTGGAGCGTCCTATCTTCTATACACTATTTTTCTCCCTAACATTAAGAGAAAGCCTGTTTTGGCCCTTCATAAAGGCTGGGCACGCCATTTGCAGAAATATTGGGTGTAAACCACTACCTCCACTTTGTAATCCTAAAAGACATGAAAAAAACCTTCTTATTAACCAGTTTGGTCTTATTGACCGGCTTATTTACCCTCCTGAGTGCCCAATCTGCACAAGAAGTACTAAACCGGATGAAAGCCAAATACGATGCAACGGGCGCCATTAAGGCCACCTTTTCGCAAACGATGAGCCAAGGCACCAAATCAAGAAACATGACTGGGACGATCACCATGCAAAAAAGCAAATACCGCGTGGAGACAACAGACCAAACCTTGGTGACAGATGGCAAAACGACTTGGGCCTATTCACGGCAACAAAAACGGGTTTTGATAGACCATTATCAGGCAGATGAAAATGCCTTCTCGCCCGATATGTTTTTCATGAAACAGTCGAATCGTTTCAATGTGCAAAAACTGTCGGATCAAAAAATCAATGGCGTAGATTGTTTCCAGATGAAGTTTACCCCTAAATCCGGCGATGCCGTCATGAAAGAGACCCTCATCTGGGTCAGAAAATCCGACAACATGCCCATTCGGCTTAGTTTGTTGGACCAGAACAATACGCGCACCCTCATCACCCTGAACAACGTTCAGAAAAATCCGGCCATTAATACGGCCACGTTTAGTTTTTCTGCTCCGAAAGGGGTCCAAGTAGTGGATTTACGATAAAAATTTTAATACCTCTTTTCCGGGTGGGCACGAAACCTCGTCTGCTCACCCGTTTCTTTGTGTTATGAAGCAAAAACTGACTTATCTCCTAAGTTTTGCTTTGGCGTTGGTGCTGATGGTGCTGGCGCTTCGTGGCGTATCGTTTGAACAACTTTGGATGTCGCTCCGTGATGCCGAATATCGGTGGTTGGGGCCAACGGTTCTGGTGATGGTTTTGAGCCACTGGTTTCGGGCTTGGCGATGGAAGTTGATGCTGGATCATCTGCCAGAAGCCCGAGCCGAAAGCCGTGTAACCACTTTTCGGTTTCCGTTGTATGCGATTTTTATTTCCTATATGGTGAACTACGTGCTACCACGAGTAGGGGAAATTGTGCGGGTGGGCAGTGTGGCACGCAAGGAACGGCTATCGTTTTCTGGGGTGTTGGGAACAGTGGTGGCCGACCGTACATCGGATGTGATTGTGTTGTTATTGGGGTTTTTGAGCCTTATCCCGTTGGCACACGATAAACTTCTGGCCACCTATCTTCGGTATTTTTCGCCGCTAATCGCATGGGCGGTATCGGGTTATGGATTGTTATTTTGGACCCTATTGGCTTTCGCTTTTGGTTTCGCTTTTTGGATGGCCCGACGTTATGTGCGTGCAGGAGAAGGGCGGTTTTTGCGGATATGGAAGGGCTTTAAGGCCGGGTTTGTGTCTTACCTTCAAACACCTAAGCAAATACAGATGCTCCTGTCCACCGTGCTCATTTGGGCCAGTTATACGATGATGGTACTCTTCTCGGCCTATCTGCTACATTTGGACGATGTGGTTTCTTGGGGCATACAGGATTCTTGGGTATTGCTCGTGATTGGCTCGCTCACTAGCATGATTCCAACACCCGGTGGAGTGGGCAGCTATCACGTCATTATCCGTTGGGCGATGGTCTCCCTTTGGGGCTTTTCCAATGAAAATGCTATTGCCTTTGCCATTGTTACCCACACGGCACAAATGATTGTGTACACCCTTTTAGGTTTTGTGAGTTTGTTCCTACAAGGTGAAACCATTTTCGGCCTCTTTCAATACACAGCTCCGCTAAAGTCTGATACAACTTCTTAGGCAGACACTTTCACCATTCAAACGTAAAAAAAATCCATTCGCCCCCATTCTTCTGAAATGGGGGGGTAAACAATGTATTGTTGCGTAAAATCAAAATAATCTAAGGTATCAAGAAACCACAGGAGGAAATCATCATGAGTACCGCTGTTGCCGAAACCATCGCAAATCCATTACGAGACTTGATTTCGGATGACCTTTTCTTGAAGTTGATGGAATTAGGGGTGTTGGATGAAAAGGGTCTCCGAGATCATGCCATGCGGGATCGTTTTCGCCAGATGCGCCTATCCGGCATGAGTACAAGCGCCGCCATAGAAATCCTACGCGAAGATTATCCCTATTTACAGTTCGACACGTTGCGTAAAATCGTGTATGGCATCCGTTAAACGGGCAAAGTCAATCGGCTTTGTACGACGGCAAACAAGGCAATTCCGGCAGCAACCGAGGCATTTAATGACTCTATGCCCTCTGCCATCGGTATCGCCGCTACATAGTCGCAGGATTTCTGAACCCGCTCGCGCATGCCCTTCCCTTCATTTCCAATCACTAGGGCAAAAGGGCGATCCCAATCTATCTCCCAAATATGTTGCTCGCCAGTTCCTGCCAATCCGGCAACCCAATAACCTCTTTCCTTAAGTTGTTGGATAACATCGGCCAAGTTGACGACTTTGGCAATGGGTAAACGGAGGGCGGTTCCCGCACTGGCTTTTATGGCAACGGCACTTAATGGGGCCATATGACGCTCCGGAATAATCAAGCCCGACGCCCCAGCAGCTACCGCCGACCGAATAATCGCACCAAAATTCTG
It encodes the following:
- the lysS gene encoding lysine--tRNA ligase, producing the protein MSRELTDQEVQRYQSRTWLLENGLQPYGYAWDVTHQATEISSLFDAAYPEGAKEEPAETKKVKVSVAGRMMTQRIMGKAAFFNLHDETGKIQVYVRRDDLPEGYYNDVFKKRYDLGDIVGVSGFVFRTKTGELSIHAERLELLTKTLRPLPIVKETEEKSYGGLEDKELRYRQRYADLAIHPEVREVFRKRSQLISAMRRFLDENGCLEVETPALQPIYGGAAARPFTTHHNALDMELFMRISDELYLKRLIVGGYDRVYEIAKNFRNEGLSRFHNPEFTMMEVYVAFQDYQWMMDFVEQMIRYIATELHGKPEAQVGDHLISFAEPFKRVTMFEAIAEKTGYNLYGKTRDEIAEIAKKLHIQVDASMGSGKLIDEIFGAYVEHTLIQPTFITDYPVELSPLAKRHRNDPNLVERFELICNGKEICNAFSELNDPIDQRERFESQTRLKSGGDDEAMMMDEDYLRALEYGMPPTAGLGVGIDRLTMIMTNQESIRDVILFPLLRPEVEH
- a CDS encoding ring-cleaving dioxygenase, encoding MNNLTTGLHHITAIVGNAQRNYDFYTQALGLRFVKKTVNFDDPGTYHFYYGNYAAEPGTILTFFPWANIRQGRAGIGQATSIGYSVPEGAFGFWKERFDALGIRSLSPTERFGEPVLGFWDPDGLLLELTIPSISDSRLAHVTNEVPAEAALKGFHQTTLSLQNIAPTARILTELLGYEPVITEGKYHRFVNPLATAGGIVDLLEEDGGRKGLNAAGTIHHVAFRVPDDTAEQALLEKIRSAGLQVTDPIDRNYFHSLYFREPGGVLFEIATDMPGFMVDEPLDSLGESLKLPPQYEAYREQILAVLPNLHQ
- a CDS encoding M20/M25/M40 family metallo-hydrolase, whose translation is MKKQFLLLLCLLTPMYASSQSAEESLTQDEMSDHIRFIASDELRGRKPGTPGIDVAARYIAHHFEAYGLKQVPGVEGWFQTVPFTTVIPPQTGSITLAGKTYTQGDNLLTRDGQKSMLNALVVVAGYGWVDEKFGIDDYKGVDVRGKIVVVKMGTPNETNPGAAFNAGRKKKKFASDRGAVALIEVYDLAFPWNNAKNFVGRRQASVDDGVRFPHFWIKPDDAATFLQQNFGNAQAAVTSPGATFEGFPSYNVMGIVEGSDPLLKNEYLMLTAHYDHVGVGRPHPVVRADSIYNGARDNGMGAVALIAAAKALSAQRPKRSVLIVALTAEEMGLLGSRYLADHPVIPLNKIIFNLNIDNGGWNDTGLITVVGLERTTAAAEIKRGITDFGLRVIDDPAGEQGLFDRSDNVSFAAKGIPAPTFSAGFTAFDEQIMKYYHQAIDQPDENFDFAYLLKYCQTYARTARYIANRETPPFWVTGDKYEAVGKSLYGR
- a CDS encoding outer membrane lipoprotein carrier protein LolA, with product MKKTFLLTSLVLLTGLFTLLSAQSAQEVLNRMKAKYDATGAIKATFSQTMSQGTKSRNMTGTITMQKSKYRVETTDQTLVTDGKTTWAYSRQQKRVLIDHYQADENAFSPDMFFMKQSNRFNVQKLSDQKINGVDCFQMKFTPKSGDAVMKETLIWVRKSDNMPIRLSLLDQNNTRTLITLNNVQKNPAINTATFSFSAPKGVQVVDLR
- a CDS encoding flippase-like domain-containing protein, yielding MKQKLTYLLSFALALVLMVLALRGVSFEQLWMSLRDAEYRWLGPTVLVMVLSHWFRAWRWKLMLDHLPEARAESRVTTFRFPLYAIFISYMVNYVLPRVGEIVRVGSVARKERLSFSGVLGTVVADRTSDVIVLLLGFLSLIPLAHDKLLATYLRYFSPLIAWAVSGYGLLFWTLLAFAFGFAFWMARRYVRAGEGRFLRIWKGFKAGFVSYLQTPKQIQMLLSTVLIWASYTMMVLFSAYLLHLDDVVSWGIQDSWVLLVIGSLTSMIPTPGGVGSYHVIIRWAMVSLWGFSNENAIAFAIVTHTAQMIVYTLLGFVSLFLQGETIFGLFQYTAPLKSDTTS
- the rlmB gene encoding 23S rRNA (guanosine(2251)-2'-O)-methyltransferase RlmB — encoded protein: MGGRNPVREALEAGQSLEKIFLKQGMDDRVAGEIRGLAGKANVPIMVVPVEKLNRLDPNLNHQGVVAQRAAVQYWELNEMLDMIAPNVGAVQKKKPLLVLLDQIEDPQNFGAIIRSAVAAGASGLIIPERHMAPLSAVAIKASAGTALRLPIAKVVNLADVIQQLKERGYWVAGLAGTGEQHIWEIDWDRPFALVIGNEGKGMRERVQKSCDYVAAIPMAEGIESLNASVAAGIALFAVVQSRLTLPV